GCAACCTTCTGCTGGGTTTCCTACACCAGCTCACCACCCCTGTGCTTCGCAGTGTTCGTAGCTTCTCCACCAATCCCATGCCCCTCTATCGCTGGTTCATTTACGGTGCGATAAGTACAGGAGCAGGAAGATGCAAATAGATGAGATAGCCACTCTGGAGGTTCCCCTCTTCCCCGACCGCCCCATCAGCGGGGCTGAGGCCGAGCAGTACCAAAAAGGAGGAACATAGTGCGCGTTGCGGTGTTTCCGAATACCCTCACCAGCGATCAGATCGAGGGGTGGTTGGCTCGAGGTCTTACGGTGGAACTCGACCGGGCCACCGTGGAGGCGAGCCTGCCCACCCCCAGGCCGGTGCGGCTGCCCGTCTATGAAGGCGAGCGGCCCCAGGGCGTTCTGGAAGGACGAGCGAAGACGGAGGAAAACGCCCTGGTCATCGAGGGTGTCTTACAGGAAGAAGCGGTGCGGGCCGCTGTTTCCTGGGAGGAGGTGGCCCGCCAGTTCGACCTGGCGGACACCCCGCTCTACCTGTGGCGGGCCCGGCGGCTCCCCGAGGAAAAGTGGGAGGCGTGGCGGGCCGATCTGGATCAGCTCGGTCTGGCGGACAAAGCCGTGCTGCTCGGAGACCCGGAGGGTGGCCCGCTCTGCCGGGCAGAACCCACCCAGGAGAACGCCTGGGCCTTCTGGCTGGCGGCCTGGCGATTCGGAAGCCGGGTAGCCCTCGACCTGGGAATGCGCCGGGCGAGCCTCGAGCGGGCCTTCAGCGCGCTCAAAGAACGCCTGCCGCAGCTACCCGACAGCCTGCTAAAGCGCAGCCGGGAGGCTGAGGGCTGGGGGAAGGAAGAGCTGAAAGCACTCCGGGCAAAATAGGGGGCATCTTGCCCCCGTTTTCTATCCACATCTATCGCACAGGGGCAAGAAAGCTGCTGCGCGCTGGGGCCCACCCGGATTCTGCCCAGCACGCTGGCCACCAGGCCCAGGTGGCCCAGGTCGTAGACCTTCAGGTCAGGTTGGGCGCTCACCCCAAAATCCTAAGGCATGGAGGGAGGAGTGCGGAATGTCGGTTTAAGACAGTCTCTCAGATCAGACTATCGGAAGACCTGGGTGATTCGGGTAGGGGAACCTATCGGAAGAGTTGGGTGGTTTATTCCGAGGCACTTGACGTATAGCTGTCCTGAAGGGAACAAACCTCGCTCGCCAGGGCGGCGAGTTAACCGAAAACCAGACTATCGGAAGACTTGGGTGATTCGGGGCTTAAACTATCGGAAGAGTTGGGCGATTGCAGGAGGATCCCTATCGGAATACTTGGGTGATCGCTATCGGAAGACTTGGGTGATTGGGAGCCCGGAGTATCGGAAGACTTGGGTGAATCGGGACTTAAACTATCGGAAGAGTTGGGTGAAACTATCGGAAGAGTTGGGTGGAAAAGTTAGGATTTAGCCCTCCAGCACGCACGCGACTCCCCTCCCTGTTGTTGACAATCAATTTTTTAATTCTTTTTAAAGAACTTAAAACAACAACAGGGCCGCCGCGGCGGTGCGGTAAACTTCAGTCTAGATGACCAGTGATTCGCTGCTTGCTCGACGTGAACGTGAGATAACCTCTCATATCGACGAAGGCAACATCGCCTTTCTCGGCCTGATCAGCGTGCAAGAGCGTATTCCGGAGGGTTTTACCCGCTGGGATCTCGAGTTTGACCTCCAGGGTCGCCGGGCGTCGATCACCTGCCGCGCCAACCCCGATTACGGCGGGGTACCGCACGGTCTGGACAACGACGTCAGCCTTGCGGTGCTGGTGCTCTACCAGCGCTTCGGCTGCCCGGCCGACGGGGTTATTGTGACCACGGCGTACCAGTTGCTCAAGCTGATGGGTCTCGACACCAGCGGCTACTACTACAAGGCCCTGGAGCGCAGCCTCGGGCGACTGACCCACACCACCTATACCGCCCGCGAGGCCTGGCGGGAGGATGGGCGGTGGGAGAGCAAGCAGTTCCGCTACCTTGAGAAGGTCTACGCTACCGGGATGGGAGAGGGCCTCGACAACAAGACCGTGCTCAAGATCGAACTGGGTAAGGAGATCGCCGCCAGCGTGAGAGCCCGCTATATCAAGCCGCTGGACCTCGAGCTTTTGGCCAGCCTCAAGCGGCCCCCTACCCGCGGTCTCTACCGACTGCTCGACGGGCGCCGCTTTGCCGAGGGGGGGACGGCGGTGCGCACTTTCGAGGTAGGGCTCCTCGAGTGGGCTGACGTGTGTAAAATTCTCGACAAGCGGCCGGAGAAGATCCGCCGCACGCTGCAAGGCGCGCACGAGGAGCTCATCCAGCACGGTTATCTTGAAGCCGTGGAGTACGTGGGTCGGGGCAAGAACCAGCGCATCCGCTACCACTTCGCCCCCCTGGCCCAG
This genomic window from Meiothermus cerbereus DSM 11376 contains:
- a CDS encoding replication initiator protein A encodes the protein MTSDSLLARREREITSHIDEGNIAFLGLISVQERIPEGFTRWDLEFDLQGRRASITCRANPDYGGVPHGLDNDVSLAVLVLYQRFGCPADGVIVTTAYQLLKLMGLDTSGYYYKALERSLGRLTHTTYTAREAWREDGRWESKQFRYLEKVYATGMGEGLDNKTVLKIELGKEIAASVRARYIKPLDLELLASLKRPPTRGLYRLLDGRRFAEGGTAVRTFEVGLLEWADVCKILDKRPEKIRRTLQGAHEELIQHGYLEAVEYVGRGKNQRIRYHFAPLAQVPDPAGVELLLAQGLSLSVAQRYAREYDLEHLRARVALYTAILEQGYRPRNRLGFLVDVIRDTQGKYANPEGFVSRQARPATRGRAAAQEGGEGEAEALAAWEAMSSEERMSHLKTVCGMVFKRHFTPRDFELLFEALDEGRLEAEAFYRELLAHSAPRKAAALAARLRTGFEG